The Apium graveolens cultivar Ventura chromosome 6, ASM990537v1, whole genome shotgun sequence genome contains a region encoding:
- the LOC141668955 gene encoding AT-hook motif nuclear-localized protein 11-like, with the protein MDVREEITLSGSPCYFNTGLSGSGPNSGSVYGSDEQSQLSHPTVFKNLESRNLLVQTNVGGLAYNAQDSYSQCIDVGVGSSVSLSDSGKKKRGRPRKYGPEGGNMSLALSPLSSNPSTGDGMQVEGEKKNRGRPRGSGRKQRLASLGEWMNSSAGMAFTPHVIHIAQGEDIASKLLAFAQQRPRALCVLSASGSVSAVTLRQPMSSDSTLIYEGHFEILCLSGSYLVSDKGGPNNRTGGLSISVCTPDGLVIGGAIGGRLIAASLVQAIVCSFVYDGLITKTKTEVDVKAEQTSEAHPNESSSPPPPLDAAQIMNPNPEVAHWPPSSRPDVRDLNTEIDLARG; encoded by the exons CTAAGTGGGTCTGGGCCCAATTCTGGTTCAGTTTATGGGTCAGATGAACAATCTCAATTATCTCATCCAACTGTTTTCAAGAACCTTGAAAGCCGTAATCTTTTGGTTCAGACTAATGTTGGAGGCTTAGCTTACAATGCTCAAGACTCATATAGTCAATGCATTGATGTGGGTGTTGGTTCCAGTGTGTCATTGAGTGATTCTGGTAAGAAGAAGAGGGGGAGGCCCAGGAAGTATGGTCCTGAAGGGGGCAACATGTCTTTGGCATTGTCTCCGTTGTCATCGAATCCTTCTACGGGGGATGGAATGCAGGTTGAGGGAGAGAAAAAGAATAGAGGAAGGCCTCGTGGGAGCGGAAGGAAGCAACGATTAGCATCTTTAG GTGAATGGATGAATAGTTCGGCAGGGATGGCTTTTACTCCCCATGTCATTCATATTGCCCAAGGAGAG GATATTGCTTCAAAATTATTGGCATTTGCTCAACAGAGACCAAGAGCTCTATGTGTTTTGTCTGCAAGTGGTTCTGTTTCGGCTGTTACGTTACGTCAACCTATGTCCTCTGACAGCACATTGATATACGAG GGCCATTTCGAGATATTGTGCCTATCGGGCTCTTATCTGGTTTCTGACAAAGGTGGGCCCAACAATCGGACAGGTGGTCTAAGTATATCTGTATGCACTCCTGATGGCCTTGTGATAGGAGGTGCAATTGGTGGTAGGCTTATTGCTGCAAGCTTGGTTCAA GCAATTGTATGCAGTTTTGTGTACGATGGTCTTATAACAAAAACCAAAACAGAAGTTGATGTTAAAGCGGAGCAGACTTCCGAAGCTCATCCCAATGAAAGCTCATCTCCACCACCACCTTTGGACGCTGCTCAAATAATGAATCCAAATCCTGAAGTGGCTCATTGGCCTCCAAGTTCCCGGCCAGATGTGAGGGATTTGAACACAGAAATTGACTTAGCTCGAGGATGA
- the LOC141663555 gene encoding increased DNA methylation 3-like, translating to MLEIEYVFGCIYLFVKSWWADGYHLVFAGMSTIAQVQLSLMEAQVLKSISRMDPNQSTEISLLKPFEKALVSASNAAYNFQVALPGVSSKPGDMVVSIRKEGMVRIEIVVRGADCPPNADVLNEEKMQGGFLLPESFNTSFQLPGPVDPRLTSCSYKHGILDCTVIKFRVPPYFPNANH from the exons ATGTTGGAGATTGAATATGTCTTTGGTTGTATTTACTTGTTTGTAAAGAGCTGGTGGGCAGATGGG TATCACTTAGTGTTTGCTGGTATGTCAACCATTGCCCAAGTGCAACTGAGCCTAATGGAAGCACAA GTTCTTAAGTCAATTTCAAGAATGGATCCGAATCAGAGCACAGAAATTTCATTACTGAAGCCATTTGAGAAGGCTCTTGTCAGTGCGAGTAATGCAGCCTACAATTTTCAAGTTGCTTTGCCTGGTGTCTCTAGCAAACCAG GTGATATGGTCGTTAGCATCAGAAAGGAAGGGATGGTGAGAATAGAAATTGTGGTTAGAGGTGCTGATTGTCCTCCAAATGCTGATGTCTTGAATGAGGAGAAAATGCAGGGGGGGTTTCTTCTACCTGAAAGTTTCAACACTTCCTTCCAATTGCCTGGACCTGTTGATCCTCGCCTAACTTCATGTAGTTATAAACATGGTATCCTGGACTGTACTGTTATCAAATTCAGGGTACCACCATATTTCCCAAACGCTAACCACTGA
- the LOC141663664 gene encoding uncharacterized protein LOC141663664 produces the protein MTGDEELFRELDRLQVSKVIIGNSAHIGVKGKEAAAIESCRGKSFPLDPMEEEQAAYSAITTSAELWHKRMGHFHHAALPNMQRKDLAIGLPHIESELPDCNSCQYGKQARLPFQQATWRATEKV, from the exons ATGACTGGAGATGAAGAACTTTTCAGAGAGCTGGACAGATTACAAGTATCGAAGGTCATAATTGGAAACAGTGCACATATTGGCGTAAAGGGAAAGGAAGCAGCCGCTATTGAAAGCTGCAGAG GAAAGAGTTTTCCGCTTGATCCAATGGAGGAGGAGCAAGCTGCATATTCAGCTATCACAACTAGTGCAGAATTGTGGCACAAAAGGATGGGCCATTTTCATCATGCAGCGCTACCGAATATGCAAAGAAAAGATTTGGCGATTGGTTTGCCGCACATAGAGTCTGAATTGCCAGATTGCAACTCATGTCAATATGGCAAACAAGCGAGACTTCCTTTCCAACAAGCAACATGGAGAGCTACTGAAAAG GTTTAA